Proteins found in one Melioribacteraceae bacterium 4301-Me genomic segment:
- a CDS encoding cob(I)yrinic acid a,c-diamide adenosyltransferase: protein MKIYTKTGDSGLTSLFGGQRVWKSDPRIEAYGTIDELNTFLGLALCELNERELIDVIKSIQHELFIAGSDLATPLEKDSKVNVPRVTAEMSTRLEKLIDEYDSKVPPLNKFILPGGTKAAAVLHIARTICRRAERKVVESSFDFDIGENIKIYLNRLSDLLFVLARYVNKINDTPDIFWEK from the coding sequence ATGAAAATTTATACTAAGACAGGTGATAGTGGTTTGACTTCGTTGTTTGGCGGTCAGCGAGTTTGGAAAAGCGACCCGCGAATAGAAGCCTACGGAACTATAGATGAGTTAAATACATTCTTAGGGCTGGCCTTATGTGAATTGAATGAAAGGGAACTAATTGATGTTATTAAAAGTATACAGCATGAATTATTTATTGCTGGTTCGGATTTAGCAACTCCATTAGAAAAAGACAGCAAAGTAAATGTGCCGAGAGTTACTGCTGAAATGTCAACTCGGCTTGAAAAATTAATTGATGAATACGATTCAAAAGTTCCGCCGCTAAATAAGTTTATATTGCCGGGCGGCACAAAAGCAGCTGCTGTTTTACATATAGCCAGAACTATATGCAGAAGAGCCGAAAGAAAAGTGGTTGAATCAAGTTTTGACTTTGACATTGGTGAGAATATTAAGATATATTTAAATCGTCTTTCCGATCTTTTGTTTGTTCTTGCTCGATATGTTAATAAAATAAACGATACTCCCGATATTTTTTGGGAAAAATGA
- the dapF gene encoding diaminopimelate epimerase — protein sequence MKKFSFVKLQASGNDFVLFDKKLNPELSLNSQIISQICSRRFGVGADGVLVFLAKENYDFALEYYNADGSSGVLCANGARCAIKYASLMNLLKNDSAKFTVNGFDYSGSVVDDRVKFNLNKPSKIKLDFKIKAAGQLINACFVDTGAPHVVIDIKDVLESKENLRSFYRTIDNFPAFQIGREIRYSRDFSPNGTNVNFFTVADGLIYIRTYERGVEDETLSCGTGSVATAIIGYLKYNLAPPIKLKVKSNDLLEVDFSLTNEKQINNVSLTGPAVLIFNGELTI from the coding sequence ATGAAAAAATTTTCGTTTGTAAAACTTCAGGCGAGCGGTAACGATTTTGTTCTTTTTGATAAAAAATTAAATCCGGAGTTGTCTTTAAATTCACAGATTATAAGTCAAATTTGCAGCAGAAGATTTGGTGTAGGAGCTGATGGGGTTCTTGTTTTTTTGGCAAAGGAGAATTACGATTTTGCTTTAGAATATTATAATGCTGATGGCTCAAGCGGTGTTTTATGTGCTAATGGTGCAAGATGTGCTATTAAATATGCAAGTTTGATGAATTTATTAAAAAATGACAGCGCTAAATTTACAGTTAATGGATTTGATTATTCCGGTAGCGTTGTAGATGATAGAGTGAAATTTAATCTGAATAAACCGAGCAAAATAAAATTAGATTTTAAAATAAAGGCAGCTGGACAGCTAATTAACGCTTGTTTTGTTGACACGGGCGCACCACATGTTGTGATTGATATTAAAGATGTGCTTGAAAGTAAAGAAAATCTTCGTTCTTTTTATAGAACCATTGATAATTTTCCTGCTTTTCAAATAGGAAGAGAAATTAGGTATTCGAGGGATTTTAGTCCAAATGGTACAAATGTTAACTTTTTCACTGTAGCTGATGGTTTAATTTATATTAGAACTTATGAACGTGGCGTAGAAGATGAAACTTTATCGTGTGGAACTGGCTCGGTTGCAACGGCAATAATTGGCTATTTAAAATATAACTTAGCTCCACCAATTAAATTGAAAGTTAAAAGCAACGATTTGCTGGAAGTAGATTTTAGTCTAACAAATGAAAAACAAATAAATAATGTTTCTTTAACAGGTCCAGCAGTCTTAATATTTAATGGCGAATTAACAATTTAG
- a CDS encoding antibiotic biosynthesis monooxygenase, whose product MAKVIFSIRYNIIPQKREEYLDVVKELKSIIKAEGLESYSVYEHKSKANSFEEIYVFSSQEAYENFDDNADERIDILMTKLSDMIKEQSTQYSTLIEVTN is encoded by the coding sequence ATGGCTAAAGTAATATTCTCAATACGTTATAATATTATTCCGCAAAAACGTGAGGAATATTTAGATGTTGTAAAAGAACTGAAAAGTATCATTAAAGCAGAAGGTCTCGAAAGCTATTCTGTATATGAACATAAAAGTAAAGCTAATTCTTTTGAAGAAATTTATGTCTTCAGCAGTCAAGAAGCATACGAGAATTTTGACGATAATGCCGACGAGAGGATTGATATCCTAATGACCAAATTATCTGATATGATTAAAGAGCAGTCAACACAATATTCCACGCTAATTGAGGTAACAAATTAA
- a CDS encoding PHP domain-containing protein: MYEYVGAIHIHSTFSDGSGDVKSIAQIADEVGLDYILLTDHNTLRALNEGFEGWYGKTLLLVGCEINDKENKNHYLAFRINKTYSTRLAAFEYVRKIKEEGGIGFIAHPHEKRSSMKEHPPYPWTEWSSEDFTGIEIWNHMSEWMEGLTEENKYNYFMHPLKSIKAPNEQTLRVWDRLNQKRRVVGIGGVDAHAHKVNLLGFFEVEVFAYKVLFKSIRTHILIDKKIEIPKNTRDIQTAKHLIYNALEKGNCFVSNFYHGDASGFRFFAEKGKKVYQMGENIPLGKVSLRVLLPNIFGTIKLLRNGDVIDSLNDFEAKFNIKEKGAYRVEVYLNDNAWIFSNHIRIGL, encoded by the coding sequence ATGTATGAATATGTTGGTGCGATTCATATCCATTCAACTTTTTCTGATGGTTCAGGTGATGTGAAATCAATAGCGCAAATAGCTGATGAAGTAGGATTAGATTATATACTTCTTACAGACCATAACACTTTGCGGGCATTAAATGAAGGCTTTGAGGGATGGTATGGGAAAACACTTTTGTTAGTTGGCTGTGAGATTAACGATAAGGAAAATAAAAATCATTATTTAGCTTTTAGGATTAATAAAACGTACTCAACTCGGCTGGCAGCATTTGAATATGTGAGAAAAATAAAAGAGGAAGGCGGAATAGGATTTATTGCCCATCCTCACGAAAAAAGATCCTCGATGAAAGAACACCCGCCTTATCCTTGGACAGAATGGTCTTCAGAAGATTTTACAGGGATTGAAATTTGGAACCATATGTCGGAATGGATGGAAGGCTTGACTGAAGAGAACAAATACAATTATTTCATGCATCCATTGAAATCAATTAAAGCACCTAACGAACAAACGTTAAGAGTTTGGGATAGACTGAATCAAAAACGCAGAGTTGTAGGTATTGGTGGTGTCGATGCCCACGCACACAAAGTAAATTTACTTGGTTTTTTTGAAGTTGAAGTTTTTGCTTATAAAGTACTGTTTAAGTCTATTAGAACGCACATTTTAATTGATAAAAAGATTGAAATCCCTAAGAATACCAGAGACATTCAAACTGCAAAACATTTAATCTACAATGCTCTAGAAAAAGGGAATTGTTTTGTCTCTAACTTCTATCATGGCGATGCTTCAGGTTTTCGCTTTTTTGCTGAAAAAGGGAAAAAAGTTTACCAGATGGGTGAAAATATACCTTTAGGTAAAGTCAGTTTAAGAGTATTATTGCCCAATATTTTTGGCACAATTAAACTCCTGAGAAATGGTGATGTAATCGATAGTTTAAATGACTTTGAGGCTAAATTTAACATTAAAGAAAAAGGTGCATACAGAGTTGAAGTTTATCTTAATGACAACGCGTGGATTTTTTCAAATCATATTAGAATTGGTTTATAA
- a CDS encoding tol-pal system YbgF family protein translates to MLEKKKRITKKEIKQDKLVTTYYKVVEFYQQNQLKIFITGGIIILLIAALVLYNNKQKKDDLLASALLAKVIPLYDSGDYTKAIDGDKTQNIIGLKEIVKNYGSTETGETAKIYLGNCYYYTGKSDLAFTTFDDYGGDNPILKAAALAGKASCLEDKKEFEKAAKLLADAEKISKINPANSEYLLRASEDFIKVNQKEKAKELLTKIKNEYKNTTAAQQVEKYMVQIES, encoded by the coding sequence GTGTTAGAAAAGAAAAAAAGGATTACTAAAAAAGAAATTAAACAAGATAAGCTGGTAACTACATACTATAAAGTAGTTGAATTTTATCAGCAAAACCAGCTTAAAATATTCATTACAGGCGGTATCATTATACTATTGATTGCTGCCTTAGTACTATATAACAATAAACAGAAGAAAGATGATCTTCTTGCCTCAGCGTTGTTGGCTAAGGTAATTCCTTTATATGACTCAGGCGATTATACAAAAGCAATAGATGGTGACAAAACACAGAACATAATTGGTCTTAAAGAGATTGTTAAGAACTATGGTAGTACAGAAACTGGAGAGACTGCAAAAATATATTTAGGGAATTGCTATTACTATACTGGTAAATCAGACTTAGCGTTTACTACATTTGACGATTACGGTGGAGATAATCCTATCTTAAAAGCAGCTGCGCTAGCTGGTAAAGCTTCCTGTTTAGAAGATAAAAAAGAATTTGAAAAAGCAGCTAAACTTTTAGCAGACGCTGAAAAAATTTCTAAAATTAACCCGGCAAATTCGGAATATTTATTAAGAGCTTCCGAAGATTTCATTAAAGTAAACCAAAAAGAAAAAGCGAAAGAACTGTTAACCAAAATTAAAAACGAATACAAAAATACAACCGCAGCTCAACAAGTAGAAAAGTACATGGTTCAGATTGAAAGTTAA
- the efp gene encoding elongation factor P — MADTSDFRNGLIIKFKNDPYVIVEFQHVKPGKGGAFVRTTLKNLKTGKVLDNTFRSGESVEIIRVERRKYQYLYREPAGFVLMDNDTFEQITVPEKYFSETKDFLKEGEEVELLVDDSDQIISVDIPIFVQLKVVQTEPGLRGDTATNVLKPAILETGAQINVPLFVNEGDILKVDTRTGEYVERVKN; from the coding sequence ATGGCAGATACATCAGATTTTAGAAATGGATTAATCATAAAATTTAAAAATGATCCTTACGTTATAGTAGAATTTCAACACGTCAAACCTGGTAAAGGCGGCGCATTTGTAAGAACAACCCTTAAAAATCTTAAAACAGGAAAAGTTTTGGACAATACTTTTCGTTCTGGCGAGTCAGTAGAAATTATTCGTGTCGAAAGAAGAAAGTATCAATACCTTTATCGAGAACCTGCTGGATTTGTATTAATGGACAACGATACATTTGAACAAATTACTGTGCCGGAAAAATATTTTTCGGAAACAAAAGATTTTTTAAAAGAAGGTGAAGAAGTTGAACTTCTTGTTGATGATTCTGACCAAATAATTTCTGTTGATATACCAATTTTTGTTCAATTAAAGGTAGTACAGACCGAGCCAGGCTTAAGGGGCGACACAGCAACCAACGTTCTGAAGCCAGCTATTTTAGAGACTGGTGCGCAAATAAATGTTCCTCTTTTCGTTAACGAAGGCGATATACTAAAAGTTGATACGCGGACAGGGGAATACGTAGAAAGAGTTAAAAATTAA
- the accB gene encoding acetyl-CoA carboxylase biotin carboxyl carrier protein: protein MDINLIKRLIKIVEQSNITEFSVQEGDLKVRISKNTNSNSQAKYQVVTEALPQANQLSTPANVELQKQASTEKEVETSINLHEIRSPIVGTFYRAPAPDADPYVQVGDTVSPGTVLCIVEAMKLMNEIESDVSGRIVKILVENATPVEYNQPLFLIEKI, encoded by the coding sequence ATGGATATAAATCTAATTAAACGACTAATTAAAATAGTCGAACAAAGTAATATCACCGAATTTTCCGTGCAAGAAGGTGATTTGAAAGTTAGAATTTCTAAAAACACTAATTCTAATTCGCAAGCAAAATATCAAGTTGTTACTGAAGCATTACCTCAAGCAAATCAATTGTCTACTCCTGCAAATGTTGAACTGCAAAAACAAGCATCGACAGAAAAAGAAGTAGAAACAAGTATCAATTTACATGAAATACGCTCGCCAATTGTTGGTACTTTTTATAGAGCTCCTGCACCGGATGCAGACCCGTATGTACAAGTAGGAGATACTGTTTCGCCAGGTACAGTCCTTTGCATTGTAGAAGCAATGAAACTAATGAACGAAATAGAAAGTGATGTTAGCGGTAGAATTGTAAAAATTTTGGTCGAAAATGCTACGCCAGTAGAATACAATCAACCTTTATTTCTTATTGAAAAAATATAA
- the accC gene encoding acetyl-CoA carboxylase biotin carboxylase subunit, whose amino-acid sequence MFKKILIANRGEIALRIIRTCKELGISTVAVYSEADKDSLHVVFADEAVCIGPPPSASSYLKIPNLISAALITGADAVHPGYGFLAENASFAEICKDSNLTFIGPEPDSIRKMGDKAFAKETMKKVGVPVVPGSDGVVKDIEEAKKISSLIGYPVMLKASAGGGGKGMRIVWEEKELQKAFQTASSEAEAAFGDPSLYVEKFIENPRHVEIQVMGDKHGNIYHYGERDCTVQRRHQKLIEESPSPVVDEQLRNKMGEAAILGCQAVNYIGAGTVEFLVDKHLNFYFIEMNTRIQVEHPVTEMVQNLDLIKQQILVAAGEKVSELPHQPVGHAFEFRINAEDPENNFRPSPGKIKYLHFPGGFGVRIDSHIYNEYVIPPFYDSLIAKMIVWGTDRAHAISRAKRAFEECTIEGIKTTIPFHKQVLDNEVFKSGHYDTSFIEKHFNNIKR is encoded by the coding sequence TTGTTTAAGAAAATCTTAATTGCCAACCGCGGTGAAATTGCCTTAAGAATAATTAGAACATGTAAAGAATTGGGCATTTCTACAGTTGCAGTTTATTCTGAAGCTGATAAGGACTCACTTCATGTTGTTTTTGCGGATGAAGCAGTTTGTATCGGTCCACCCCCAAGTGCTTCCAGTTACCTGAAAATTCCAAATTTAATTTCTGCAGCATTAATTACTGGAGCCGATGCAGTTCATCCTGGTTATGGATTCTTAGCAGAGAACGCAAGCTTTGCAGAAATATGTAAGGATTCTAATCTTACTTTTATAGGACCGGAGCCTGATTCTATAAGAAAAATGGGGGATAAAGCTTTTGCAAAAGAGACGATGAAAAAAGTAGGTGTGCCAGTTGTTCCGGGAAGCGATGGAGTAGTTAAAGATATTGAAGAAGCTAAAAAAATTTCTTCTCTTATTGGTTACCCTGTCATGCTAAAAGCTTCCGCAGGCGGCGGCGGTAAAGGAATGAGGATCGTATGGGAAGAAAAAGAATTGCAGAAGGCTTTTCAAACAGCAAGCTCGGAAGCTGAGGCTGCTTTCGGCGACCCTTCTCTTTATGTTGAGAAGTTTATTGAAAATCCACGTCACGTTGAAATTCAAGTAATGGGTGATAAGCATGGAAATATTTATCATTATGGTGAGAGAGATTGCACAGTTCAAAGAAGACATCAAAAGTTAATTGAGGAATCCCCTTCACCTGTTGTCGATGAACAATTAAGAAATAAAATGGGAGAAGCAGCTATACTCGGTTGTCAAGCAGTTAATTACATTGGTGCTGGCACTGTTGAGTTTTTAGTAGATAAACACTTAAACTTTTACTTTATTGAAATGAATACTAGAATTCAAGTTGAACATCCAGTTACAGAAATGGTGCAAAATTTAGATCTTATCAAACAACAAATATTAGTAGCAGCTGGAGAAAAAGTTTCTGAACTGCCTCATCAGCCTGTAGGCCATGCATTCGAGTTTAGAATTAATGCTGAAGATCCAGAAAATAATTTTAGACCATCACCCGGCAAAATCAAGTATTTACATTTCCCGGGCGGCTTCGGTGTTAGAATTGATTCACATATTTACAACGAATATGTTATCCCTCCTTTTTATGATTCATTAATTGCTAAAATGATTGTTTGGGGTACGGATAGAGCTCATGCAATTTCTAGGGCTAAAAGGGCTTTTGAAGAATGTACAATTGAAGGTATTAAAACAACTATCCCTTTCCATAAACAAGTACTTGATAATGAAGTATTCAAAAGTGGTCATTACGATACATCATTTATAGAAAAACATTTTAATAATATTAAGAGGTGA